The following are encoded in a window of Alosa sapidissima isolate fAloSap1 chromosome 10, fAloSap1.pri, whole genome shotgun sequence genomic DNA:
- the LOC121720570 gene encoding RIIa domain-containing protein 1-like, with translation MAESSFLENLDIDALSPEQQEKLRQFKIQTRIANEKYLRTHPEVEVLLSHFLRDVFLKRPVDIREFAAEHFTDPDLSQKIQSELQHDDK, from the exons ATGGCTGAGTCAAGCTTCTTGGAGAATCTCGATATTGATGCACTGAGTCCAGAGCAGCAAGAAAAACTCCGGCAATTCAAG ATACAGACGCGAATCGCGAATGAGAAATATTTGAGAACACATCCAGAGGTGGAAGTCTTGCTGAGTCACTTTTTGCG GGATGTATTTTTGAAAAGACCTGTGGACATTCGCGAGTTTGCTGCAG AACATTTCACAGATCCAGACCTTTCTCAGAAAATTCAGTCTGAACTGCAGCATGATGACAAATGA